GTGGGAGGCCTTCCGGGTGCTCTGGGACGCGCTCGCCCGCACGCCCGGTGCCGGACCCGAGGCGCTGGAGCAGGCCTACCGGCTCTCGCGCCCCTTCGCCGCCGAAGAGGAGGCGGAACGGGCGCTGGCCGCCTACGTGGGGGCGCTCAACCAGCACGGCCGCGCGCAGGAGGCGCTGGCGGTGCTCGAAGCCGAGGTCGAGCGCCGGCCCCACGTGCTCGGCCTGCTCTTCGACCTGGCCGAGCAGTACGAGCGGTTGGCGCGCTTCACCGAGGCCCAGGTCGTCTGGAAGCGCGCCCTCGAGGCCGCCTACTACCAGGAGAAGGACCTGGAGCTGGCGCGCGAGGTGCTGCGCAACCTCCTCTTCCTCAACCCCCACGACCCCGAGCTCGAGCTCTACCTGGGCGAGCTGAAGGCCACCTCGGCCAAGCTCGCCGAGCTCGAGGGCACCCCCGACGCGCTCGCGGGGCAGACCCCCAAGGGCGTGATGACCGCGGACCTGCCGCGCTTCTCCGGGGAGTACCTGATCGTCCTCGGCGGCCACACCCAGCTGCGCAGCCGCCTCAAGCCGCGGCTGGAGGAGCTGGGCCTCAAGGTCGACTGGTTCGACTCCGACTCCACCACCGCGGCGCGCGAGAGCCTGCGCCGCATCCAGAGCCGGCTGGGCCGCGCCCACGGGGTGATGATCGTCAGTTCCTACGTGGGGCACGACCTCTCGGAGCCGGTGCGGGCCGAGGCGCTGGCCCGGGGGGTGCCCGTCTACATCACCCCCGGCCGCGCCCGCGGGGTGACCGGGCTGGTGCGCGCCCTCGCCGAGTTCGCTCCCGAGATCATCAAGAAGGCGATTGGCTAGGCGCCGGCTGGTATGATAGGCGGCGATGACGCAAGAAACCCCCATCGAAAAGCTTGCGATCAACGCGCTAAGGTTCCTGGCCGCCGACGCGGTGGAGGCGGCGAAGTCGGGCCACCCGGGCATGCCCATGGGCGCGGCGCCGATGGCCTACGTGCTGTGGCACGACTTCCTCAAGCACAACCCCGCCGACCCGCGCTGGCCCGACCGTGACCGCTTCGTGCTCTCGGCGGGCCACGGATCGATGCTGCTCTACGCGCTCCTGCACCTCAGCGGCTACGACCTGCCGCTCGAGGAGCTGAAACGCTTCCGCCAGTGGGGTTCGAAGACGCCGGGCCACCCCGAGTACGGCCACACCCCCGGCGTCGAGGTGACCACCGGGCCGCTGGGGCAGGGGATCAGCACCGCCGTGGGGCTGGCCCTCGCCGAGTACAAGCTCGCGGCCGAGTTCAACCGCGAGCGCTTCCGGATCGTCGACCACCACACCTACGTGATCGCCTCCGACGGCGACCTGATGGAGGGCGTCGCCTCCGAGGCCTCGAGCCTCGCGGGGCACTGGAAGCTGGGGAAGCTGATCGTCCTCTGGGACGACAACCGCATCTCCATCGACGGTTCCACCGCGCTGGCTTTCAGCGAGGACGTGCTGGCGCGCTACAAGGCCTACGGCTGGCAGACCCTGGTCGTCGAGGACGGCAACGACACCGGCGAGATCCGCGCGGCCATCGAGGTCGCCCGCGCCCACACCGCCGCCCCGACGCTGATCGCGGTGCGCACCCACATCGGCTACGGCAGCCCTAAGCAGGACACCCCGGACGCCCACGGGGCGCCCCTGGGGGAAGAGGCGCTGGCGGAGACGCGCAAGAAGCTGGGCTGGCCCTACCCGCCCTTCGAGGTGCCCGAGGAGGTCTACGCCCACTACCACCGCGCCCTGGACAAGGGGCTGGCGGCCCAGGAGGCCTGGGAGCAGCGTTTCGAGGCCTACAGCTGGGAGTTCCCGGAGCTGGGGGAGGCGTTCACCCGCCGGGTCGTGCAGGGCGCGCTGCCCGCGGGCTGGCGCGAGCGGCTGCCCCGCTTCGAGGCCGGGGCCAAGGTGGCCACGCGCAAGGCCAGCGGCCAGGTGCTGGCCGCGCTCTCGCCCCATCTGCCCGAGCTCGTGGGCGGCTCGGCCGACCTGACGCCCTCGAACAACACCAAGGCCCCCGACATGGCCGACTTCTCGCCGGAAAATCCCACGGGGCGCTACGTTCACTACGGGGTGCGCGAGCACGCGATGGGGGCGATCCTGAACGGTCTGGCGCTGCACGGGGGCTGGCGCCCCTACGGCGGCACCTTCCTGGTCTTCTCCGACTACATGCGCGGGGCGGTGCGCCTCGCGGCGCTGATGGGCACCCCCGTCGTCTACGTCTGGACCCACGACTCGATCGCCATCGGCGAGGACGGCCCCACCCACCAGCCCGTCGAGCAGCTGATGAGCCTCAGGGCGCTTCCCAACCTGTGGGTGATCCGGCCCGCCGACGCCGCCGAGACCGCCATGGCCTGGCGCATGGCGCTCGAGCGCTCCTCCGGCCCCACCGCGCTGATCCTCACCCGCCAGGGGCTGCCGGTGCTCGACCGCGAGCGCTACGCACCCGCCGAGGAGGCCCTGAAGGGGGGCTACGTCCTCAGCGAACCCCCGGAGCCGCCGCGCGGCGTCCTCGTCGCCACCGGCAGTGAGGTGGCCCTGGCGCTCGAGGCGCAACGGCGGCTCGCGGAAGAGGGCCTGCCCGTCCGCGTCGTCAGCCTGCCCTGCTTCGAGGCCTTCGAGGCCCAGGACGCCGCCTACCGGCGCGCGGTGCTCCCGCCCGAGTTGCCGGCGCTCGCCGTCGAGGCCGGGGCGACGCTGGGCTGGGAACGCTACGCCGACGAGGTGATCGGCCTCGACCGCTTCGGGGCCAGCGCCCCGGGCGAGGTCGTCTACCGCGAGCTGGGCTTCACCGCGGAGCGCGTGGCCGAGCGGATGAAGGCGCTGGTGGAGGGGTAGCTTATGAAAAGGGTCGTCAGCGTATCCATCGGGTCCTCGAAGCGCGATTCCAAGACCGAGGCCGAGTTTTTAGGCCAGCGCTTTTCCATCGAGCGCATCGGCACCGACGGCAGCTTCGAGAAGGCCATCCAGCTCATCCGCGAGCTCGACGCCGACCCCGAGGTGGCCGCGATCGGGCTCGGCGGCATCGACCTCTACCTCTACGCCGCGGGCCGCCGCTACACCATCCGCGACGCCCTCAAGCTGGCGCGCGCCGCGAAGCGAACACCCGTCGTCGACGGTTCGGGACTCAAGCACACCCTCGAGCGCAAGGTGGTGCACGACCTCGACGGCGAGCTGCACTGGAAGGAGCGCAAGGTCGTCATGACCTCGGCGGTCGACCGCTTCGGCATGGCCGAGGCGCTGTGGGAGCACGGCGCGGAGATGGTCTTCGGCGACCTGATCTTCGGCCTGGGCGTGCCCGTACCCATCCGTACCCTGCAGGGCCTGCGCATCCTGGCGCGCATCCTGCTGCCCGTCTTCACCCGGCTGCCCTTCAAGATGCTCTACCCCACGGGCGAAAAGCAGGAGAAGCAGATCCAGGACTGGCGCGGTAAGTACTACGACTGGGCCGACGTGATCGCCGGCGACTTCCTCTACATCAAGCGCTTCATGCCCCCCTCCATCGCGGGCAAGATCGTGCTCACCAACACCACCACCGCGGAGGACGTGGAGATGCTGCGCGCGCGGGGAGCGGCGATGCTGATCACCACCACCCCCCGCCTCGGCGGGCGCAGCTTTGGCACCAACGTCATGGAGGGTGTGATCGTCGCGCTGGCGGGCAAGTACCCGCTGGGCGAGTCCGACTACCTCGAGTACATCGACCGGCTGGGCCTGGGGCCCAACGTCACCCGCTTCGCCGGAAGCGAATAAAATGCGGATTGGAGGCTCACCTGCATGATCAGCGTAACCGACCTGAGACCCGGCACCAAGGTGGAGATGGACGGCGCCCTGTGGGAGTGCGTCGACTATCAGCACCAGAAGATCGGCCGCGGCGGCGCCAAGGTGGTGGCCAAGTTCAAGAACCTCGAGACCGGCGCCACCGTCGAACGCACCTTCAACTCCGGCGAGAAGCTGAAGGACATCTTCGTCGAGGCGCGGGAGATGCAGTACCTCTACCCCGAAGGCGACGACCTGGTGCTCATGGACCTGGAGACCTACGAGCAATACCACGTTCCCCGCGCGGCCGCGGGCGAGGCCGGGAAGTTCCTCAAGGAGGGGATCACCCTGATCGCCGACGTCTACGACGGGCGGGTAATCAAGGTCACGCCCCCCACCGTCGTCGAGCTCGAGGTCACCGAGGCCCCGCCGGGCATCAAGGGCGACACCGCCTCGGGCGGCTCCAAGCCCGCCACCCTCGAGACCGGAGCGGTGGTCAACGTCCCGCTCTTCGTCGAGGCCGGCGAGGTTATCAAGATCGACACCCGCACCGGCGAATACGCCGGCCGGGCCTAGGGAGGCGCACGTGAACGCCAAGGAGATCAAGGCCATCCTGCAGGCGATGGTGGCCACCGAGACCGACGAACTGACGCTCGAGACCCCCGACTTCAAACTGTCGGTGCGGCGCAGCGTGCCCGCGCCGCCCCACGCGCCCGCTCCGGCGCCGCTTCCCGCGGCCGCGCCGGCCGCCCCCGTGCCCGCGGCGCCGCCACCCGCGGCCGAGGCACCCGCAGCGGCGCCCCCCGAGCCGGCGGCCGAGACCGCTCCCGAGGCAGGCGAGTGCCCCGGTTGCGTCGAGATCACCGCACCCATCGTGGGCACCTTCTACCGCAAGCCCGCCCCCGACGCCGAACCCTTCGTGAACGTGGGCGACCGCATCGAGAAGGGGCAGGTCGTCTGCATCATCGAGGCGATGAAGCTCTTCAACGAGATCGAGTCCGAGGTTTCCGGCGTCGTCCGCAAGATCCTGGTCGAGGACGGCGAGCCCGTCGAGTACGGCCAGCCGCTCTTCCTCGTCGAGCCGGCCTAGGGGGCGTATGTTCAAGAAAGTCCTCATCGCCAACCGCGGCGAGATCGCTCTGCGCATCCTGCGGGCGGCGCGCGAGCTGGGCGTGCGCACCGTGGTGGTGCACTCCAAAGCCGACGCCGACAGCCTGCCGGTGCTGCTGGCCGACGAGGCCATCTGCATCGGGCCGCCCAGCCCCCAGCAGAGCTACCTCAACATCCCCAACATTCTCTCGGCCGCCATCATCAGCGGCGCCGACGCCATCCATCCCGGCTACGGCTTCCTCGCCGAGAACGCCCAGTTCGCGGAGATGACGGCGGAACACGGCATCACCTTCATCGGGCCCACGCCCGAGAACATGCGCATGCTCGGGGACAAGGCCACCGCGCGCCGCATCGCCCGCGAGGCGGGGGTGCCGGTGGTTCCTGGCACCGACGCGCTGGAGAACGTGGAGCAGGCCCTCGCCGCCGCCGCTGAGATCGGCTATCCGATCATCCTCAAGGCCTCGGCGGGGGGCGGCGGCCGCGGCATGCGGGTGGTGCACAACCCCGAAGACCTCGAAAACGCGGTGCTGCAGGCGCAGGAGGAGGCGCGCGCCGCCTTCGGCAACCCCGAGATCTACCTGGAGAAGTACGTCGAGGAGCCCAAGCACGTCGAGGTCCAGGTCCTGGGCGACGGCGAGCGGGTGGTGCACCTGTGGGAGCGCGACTGCTCGATCCAGCGGCGGCACCAGAAGCTGCTCGAGGAGGCCCCCTCGATCCTCCCGGACGAGGTGCGCCAGGGCCTGGTCAGCGCCGCGGTCAAGCTGGCCGAGCACATCGGCTACACCTCCGCGGGGACGCTCGAGTTCCTGGTCGATCGCGAGGGCCACTACTACTTCATCGAGATGAACACCCGCATCCAGGTCGAGCACCCGGTCACCGAGATGATCACCGGCGTGGACCTGGTGGCCGAGCAGTTCCGCATCGCCGCTGGCGAGGGCCTGCGCCTGCACCAGGAAGAGATCGAGGCCCGCGGCCACGCCATCGAGGTGCGGATCAACGCCGAGGACCCCGACCGCAACTTCCGACCCTCGATCGGCAAGATCGAGACCCTGCTCTGGCCCGGAGGGAACGGCGTCCGCATCGACTCCCACGTCTACACCGGCTACCAGATCCCCAGCCAGTACGACTCGCTCATCGGCAAGGTGATCGTCTGGGGGGCCGACCGCGAGGAGGCCATCCGGCGCATGAAGCGGGCGCTCTCCGAGACCGTCGTGGACGGCCCCGGCCTGAAGACGACCGTCCCCTTCCACAAAAAGGTGCTCGACAACGCCTTCTTCCGCCGCGGCGCGATCTATACCAACTTCATCGCGCGCCGCATGTCGGAGTGAGCGGGCGATGCGGTAAGGTGGAGCCATGGTGGAGTACGAGCTCAGCGACGCGGCGATCATCGGCATCATCACCCTGAGCCTCGAGGGGCTCGAAGGCGCGCGGCTGGCCAGCGGCGGCGGCCGCAGCGTGGGCGACGTGCTCTCGGGCCGCCGCGGCCGCCCGGTGCGCATCTCCCGCGAGGAGGGGCGCATCCGGGTCGAGCTGCAGCTGGTGGCCCGCTACGGCGAGCCGCTCCGGGAGCTGGCCGAGCAGGTGCAGCGCACCGTCTACGACGTGCTCACGGCCACGACCGGGCTCAAGGTCGAGGCCGTGGACGTGGTCTTCGCCGACGTGACCGCCGAGGGGGAGCATGCGGCGTAGGGCGCGCGAGCTGGCCTTCAAGGTGCTGTTCGAACATCTCCAGGGCGACGTGCCGCTGGAGGAGGCCTGGCGGCACGCGCTCGAGGGGGAGGAGCTGGACGAAGAGGGCCTCGCCTTCGCCCGCCGCCTCGTGGACGGCTTCGCCCGCCGCGCCGCCGAGGTGGACCGCATCCTGGCCGAGACCGTCGAGGGCTGGGACTTCGGCCAGATGTCCAAGACCGACCTGGCGGTGCTGCGCCTGGCCACCTACGAGATGCTCTACGAGGACACCCCCTTCGCGCCGCTGATCGAGGTGGCCGTCAAGATCGCGGGCAAGTACGGCGGGGAGGACTCCGGAAAGTTCGTCAACGGCGTGCTCGCGCGGCTCAAGCGGCGCATCGACGCCGGGGAGCTCACCGCCGCGCCCAAGAAGGACTGAGAGGTGAACGACGTGCCCACACGGATGAGCGGTCACGAGGTGGCGAAATCTGTCTATGCGGAGCTGCGCGAGGTGCTGGCGGGCCTCGGCTACACGCCGGCGCTGCGGGTTGTGCGGCTGGGCGAGGACCCCGCTTCGGTCTCCTACACCCGGCTCAAGGACAAACGGGCCCGGGAGCTGGGCCTCGACAGCCGGGTGCTCGCGCTGCCCGAGGCCACCTCCCAGGAGGAGCTGCTCGAACTCGTCGCCCGGCTCAACGCCGACCCGGCCGTGGACGGCATCCTGGTGCAGCTGCCGCTACCGCGGCACGTGGACGCCCAGGCCGTGCTGGAGGCGATCGACCCCGCCAAGGACGTGGACGGCTTCCACCCCTTCAACGTGGGCCGGCTCTGGTCGGGCGGGCGCGCGCTGCGCCCCTGCACGCCCTCGGGGATCCTGCGCATCCTCGACCACTACGGGATCGCGCTCGAGGGTAAGGAGGCCGTGGTGGTAGGGCGCAGCAACATCGTCGGCAAGCCGCTGGCGGCGCTGCTGCTGGAGCGTAACGCCACGGTCACGGTGGCGCACTCGCGCACCCGCGACCTGGCGTCGGTGACCCGCCGCGCCGAGGTGCTGGTGGCGGCGGCGGGCCGTCCCGGCACGATCACGCCGGCGATGGTGCGCGAGGGCGCGGTGCTGGTGGACGTGGGCGTCAACCGCGTAGGAGACAAGCTGGTGGGCGACGTCGACCCCGAGGCCTGGGCGAAGAGCTCGGCCTACACCCCGGTGCCCGGGGGCGTGGGGCCGATGACCGTGGCCATGCTGCTCGCCAACACGGTGCAGGCGGCGAGGTGGCGCCGGGGATGAAGGCGCTTTTGGCCAATGAGGTGCTGTGGGCCGCGTTGATCGCCAACTTCGTGGCTCAGGGCCTCAAGCTGATGATCCACTACCTCTTCGAGCGCCGCTGGTCCTGGGAGCGCCTGCTCGAGTCAGGGGGCATGCCCAGCAGCCACTCGGCGATGGTGACGGCGCTCGCGACCGGGGTGGGCTTCGTCGCGGGGCTCGACAGCGTCGCTTTCGCGGTGGCCCTGGTCTTCGCGCTGATCGTGATGTACGACGCCACCGGGATCCGGCGCGCCGCCGGCCAGCAGGCCGAGCTGCTCAACGATCTGGTCGAGGAGCTGCGGGCTGTGCTGCACGAGGGTTTCAAGCCCAAGCCGCTGAAGGAGCTGCTGGGGCACACCTACCTCGAGGTGCTCATGGGCGCGATCCTGGGCGTGGTCGTGGCCTGGCTCTACGTCGTCCGCTAGGGCGGCGCGGTAAACTTGTCCCAACGGGGTCTGTTAATATTGAACCGAGTATAAGTCGAGGGGGTCGCTATGTTGTCGCCGTTGGAAAAACTGCTGTTCGTCCTGGCGTTGCTGGCTTCGGGCTACTTCGGCGGAATCGGGTTCTGGCGCATCTACAAGGCGGTCGTGCGCGGCAAGCCGGCGCCCGGTCGGCTCGACCGGCTGCCCGAGCGGATCGGCCACGCGCTGTGGCTCTTCGTCACCCAGCAGACCGTCTTCAAGCGTCGGCCGCTGGTCTCGGCGCTGCACGCCCTCGTCTTCTACGGCTTCATCTACTACCTGGCCGTCAACCTGGTCGACGTGCTCGAAGGCCTCTTCGGTCTGCACGCGGTCGGAGGCTGGTGGAACCCCTACAACCTCCTCGCCGACCTGCTGACCGCCGCCATCCTGGTGGGCATCGTCGGCCTGATGATCCGCCGCTTCGTGCTCAAGCCCCCCGAGTTCACCTTCAACCCGCGGGTGAAGCTGCACGAGAAGGTGGCCGCGGGCATTCCCCGTGACTCGGCGATCGTCGGCGCCTTCATCACCTTCCACGTGGGTTCGCGGCTGCTCTCCAAGGCCTCGCAGCTGGCGCTCGAGGGGACCGACCCCTACCAGCCCGTCGCCTCGGCGCTGGCGGGGGTGCTCGCCGGCGTGGGGGAGGGGGGCCTGGTCGCGCTCGAGCACGTCTTCTGGTGGGGTGCGATCGGCTCCATCCTCGCCTTCATCCCCTACTTCCCCCGCTCCAAGCACATCCACCTGATGGTCTCGGCCTTCAAGCTCACCTTCCGCACGGAGAAGCCGGGGGTGCTCGACCCCATCGACTTCGAGGACGAGTCGGCCGAGTCGTTCGGGGTGGCCCGGCTCGAGGACTTCAGCTGGCCGCGGCTGATCGACCCCTACGCCTGCATCATGTGCAACCGCTGCGCCGACGTCTGCCCGGCCAACGTCACCGGCAAGGCGCTCAACCCCGCGGCCCTGATCATCAACGAGCGCTACGAGTTCAACGACATCCTCCCCGCCTTCGCCGCCGGCGAGGCCAGCCCCCGCCCCCTCATGGACTTCGCCCTCGAGGCCGACGCGCTGTGGTCGTGCACCACCTGCATGGCCTGCGTCGAGGTTTGCCCCGTGGGCAACGAACAGATGCTGCACCTGGTCGACATCCGCCGCGAGCGGGTGCTGATGGAGGGCGACTTCCCCGCGGAGCTGCAGAACGCCTTCCGCGGGATGGAGCGCGCTGGCAACCCCTGGGGCATCAGCCAGGACAAGCGCATGGACTG
The DNA window shown above is from Oceanithermus desulfurans and carries:
- the tkt gene encoding transketolase; amino-acid sequence: MTQETPIEKLAINALRFLAADAVEAAKSGHPGMPMGAAPMAYVLWHDFLKHNPADPRWPDRDRFVLSAGHGSMLLYALLHLSGYDLPLEELKRFRQWGSKTPGHPEYGHTPGVEVTTGPLGQGISTAVGLALAEYKLAAEFNRERFRIVDHHTYVIASDGDLMEGVASEASSLAGHWKLGKLIVLWDDNRISIDGSTALAFSEDVLARYKAYGWQTLVVEDGNDTGEIRAAIEVARAHTAAPTLIAVRTHIGYGSPKQDTPDAHGAPLGEEALAETRKKLGWPYPPFEVPEEVYAHYHRALDKGLAAQEAWEQRFEAYSWEFPELGEAFTRRVVQGALPAGWRERLPRFEAGAKVATRKASGQVLAALSPHLPELVGGSADLTPSNNTKAPDMADFSPENPTGRYVHYGVREHAMGAILNGLALHGGWRPYGGTFLVFSDYMRGAVRLAALMGTPVVYVWTHDSIAIGEDGPTHQPVEQLMSLRALPNLWVIRPADAAETAMAWRMALERSSGPTALILTRQGLPVLDRERYAPAEEALKGGYVLSEPPEPPRGVLVATGSEVALALEAQRRLAEEGLPVRVVSLPCFEAFEAQDAAYRRAVLPPELPALAVEAGATLGWERYADEVIGLDRFGASAPGEVVYRELGFTAERVAERMKALVEG
- a CDS encoding quinate 5-dehydrogenase; this translates as MKRVVSVSIGSSKRDSKTEAEFLGQRFSIERIGTDGSFEKAIQLIRELDADPEVAAIGLGGIDLYLYAAGRRYTIRDALKLARAAKRTPVVDGSGLKHTLERKVVHDLDGELHWKERKVVMTSAVDRFGMAEALWEHGAEMVFGDLIFGLGVPVPIRTLQGLRILARILLPVFTRLPFKMLYPTGEKQEKQIQDWRGKYYDWADVIAGDFLYIKRFMPPSIAGKIVLTNTTTAEDVEMLRARGAAMLITTTPRLGGRSFGTNVMEGVIVALAGKYPLGESDYLEYIDRLGLGPNVTRFAGSE
- the efp gene encoding elongation factor P; this encodes MISVTDLRPGTKVEMDGALWECVDYQHQKIGRGGAKVVAKFKNLETGATVERTFNSGEKLKDIFVEAREMQYLYPEGDDLVLMDLETYEQYHVPRAAAGEAGKFLKEGITLIADVYDGRVIKVTPPTVVELEVTEAPPGIKGDTASGGSKPATLETGAVVNVPLFVEAGEVIKIDTRTGEYAGRA
- the accB gene encoding acetyl-CoA carboxylase biotin carboxyl carrier protein, yielding MNAKEIKAILQAMVATETDELTLETPDFKLSVRRSVPAPPHAPAPAPLPAAAPAAPVPAAPPPAAEAPAAAPPEPAAETAPEAGECPGCVEITAPIVGTFYRKPAPDAEPFVNVGDRIEKGQVVCIIEAMKLFNEIESEVSGVVRKILVEDGEPVEYGQPLFLVEPA
- the accC gene encoding acetyl-CoA carboxylase biotin carboxylase subunit, which gives rise to MFKKVLIANRGEIALRILRAARELGVRTVVVHSKADADSLPVLLADEAICIGPPSPQQSYLNIPNILSAAIISGADAIHPGYGFLAENAQFAEMTAEHGITFIGPTPENMRMLGDKATARRIAREAGVPVVPGTDALENVEQALAAAAEIGYPIILKASAGGGGRGMRVVHNPEDLENAVLQAQEEARAAFGNPEIYLEKYVEEPKHVEVQVLGDGERVVHLWERDCSIQRRHQKLLEEAPSILPDEVRQGLVSAAVKLAEHIGYTSAGTLEFLVDREGHYYFIEMNTRIQVEHPVTEMITGVDLVAEQFRIAAGEGLRLHQEEIEARGHAIEVRINAEDPDRNFRPSIGKIETLLWPGGNGVRIDSHVYTGYQIPSQYDSLIGKVIVWGADREEAIRRMKRALSETVVDGPGLKTTVPFHKKVLDNAFFRRGAIYTNFIARRMSE
- a CDS encoding Asp23/Gls24 family envelope stress response protein, which translates into the protein MVEYELSDAAIIGIITLSLEGLEGARLASGGGRSVGDVLSGRRGRPVRISREEGRIRVELQLVARYGEPLRELAEQVQRTVYDVLTATTGLKVEAVDVVFADVTAEGEHAA
- the nusB gene encoding transcription antitermination factor NusB, which encodes MRRRARELAFKVLFEHLQGDVPLEEAWRHALEGEELDEEGLAFARRLVDGFARRAAEVDRILAETVEGWDFGQMSKTDLAVLRLATYEMLYEDTPFAPLIEVAVKIAGKYGGEDSGKFVNGVLARLKRRIDAGELTAAPKKD
- a CDS encoding bifunctional 5,10-methylenetetrahydrofolate dehydrogenase/5,10-methenyltetrahydrofolate cyclohydrolase — its product is MSGHEVAKSVYAELREVLAGLGYTPALRVVRLGEDPASVSYTRLKDKRARELGLDSRVLALPEATSQEELLELVARLNADPAVDGILVQLPLPRHVDAQAVLEAIDPAKDVDGFHPFNVGRLWSGGRALRPCTPSGILRILDHYGIALEGKEAVVVGRSNIVGKPLAALLLERNATVTVAHSRTRDLASVTRRAEVLVAAAGRPGTITPAMVREGAVLVDVGVNRVGDKLVGDVDPEAWAKSSAYTPVPGGVGPMTVAMLLANTVQAARWRRG
- a CDS encoding divergent PAP2 family protein, which produces MKALLANEVLWAALIANFVAQGLKLMIHYLFERRWSWERLLESGGMPSSHSAMVTALATGVGFVAGLDSVAFAVALVFALIVMYDATGIRRAAGQQAELLNDLVEELRAVLHEGFKPKPLKELLGHTYLEVLMGAILGVVVAWLYVVR
- a CDS encoding (Fe-S)-binding protein — translated: MLSPLEKLLFVLALLASGYFGGIGFWRIYKAVVRGKPAPGRLDRLPERIGHALWLFVTQQTVFKRRPLVSALHALVFYGFIYYLAVNLVDVLEGLFGLHAVGGWWNPYNLLADLLTAAILVGIVGLMIRRFVLKPPEFTFNPRVKLHEKVAAGIPRDSAIVGAFITFHVGSRLLSKASQLALEGTDPYQPVASALAGVLAGVGEGGLVALEHVFWWGAIGSILAFIPYFPRSKHIHLMVSAFKLTFRTEKPGVLDPIDFEDESAESFGVARLEDFSWPRLIDPYACIMCNRCADVCPANVTGKALNPAALIINERYEFNDILPAFAAGEASPRPLMDFALEADALWSCTTCMACVEVCPVGNEQMLHLVDIRRERVLMEGDFPAELQNAFRGMERAGNPWGISQDKRMDWAEGLDFKVPTTADNPHPEVLYWVGCAASYDPRAQKIARSMAEILNAAGVDWAVLGTREKCTGDSARRAGNEYLFFQLATENVATLNEVAPKKIVTTCPHCMHTIGNEYPQFGGEYEVVHHSAFIEQLLAEGRLDVKPFDAGAKATFHDPCYLGRHNGQYEAPRDVVGALGFVIEDPGRNRENAFCCGAGGAMFWKEEAPGAERIPENRYRELVGTGAEVIATACPFCTQMFETEAANAEGGPEVRDLAELVAEELRKKRAYLGSSRPALG